From Streptomyces yatensis, one genomic window encodes:
- a CDS encoding SDR family NAD(P)-dependent oxidoreductase produces MAKTWFITGSSRGFGREWADAALERGDHVAATARDVSRLTPLVERYGDAVLPLRLDVTDRAAVDAAVRRAHAHFGSLDIAVNNAGYGHFGMVEELTEDELRAQLETNFLGAVWVTQAVLPLMRSQRSGRILQVTSEGGVRAFPGIGAYHASKWALEGLSESLAQEVAAFGIHITNVEPGPYATDWLERGARHSERHPDYAEVHEATAVDFEVGDPRATRDAILRIVDAERPPLRIFLGKSFTDVADLYEERLATWREWQPVSLAAFG; encoded by the coding sequence ATGGCGAAGACGTGGTTCATCACGGGCAGCTCGAGGGGGTTCGGCCGCGAGTGGGCGGACGCCGCGCTGGAACGCGGCGATCATGTGGCGGCGACGGCCCGGGATGTCAGCCGGCTGACCCCTCTGGTCGAGCGGTACGGCGATGCGGTGCTGCCACTGCGGCTCGATGTCACCGACCGCGCCGCGGTGGATGCGGCCGTGCGGCGCGCCCATGCGCATTTCGGTTCGCTGGACATCGCCGTCAACAACGCCGGCTACGGGCATTTCGGCATGGTCGAGGAGCTGACCGAGGACGAACTCCGGGCCCAGCTGGAGACCAACTTCCTGGGCGCGGTGTGGGTCACACAGGCCGTTCTGCCCCTCATGCGGTCGCAGCGATCGGGACGGATCCTCCAGGTGACCAGCGAGGGCGGCGTACGGGCCTTCCCCGGCATCGGCGCGTACCACGCCTCCAAATGGGCCCTTGAGGGATTGTCGGAGTCCCTGGCACAGGAGGTGGCGGCCTTCGGCATCCATATCACCAACGTCGAGCCCGGCCCCTATGCCACCGACTGGCTGGAGCGCGGGGCGCGGCACAGTGAGCGGCACCCGGACTACGCCGAAGTCCACGAGGCCACCGCGGTGGATTTCGAGGTCGGTGACCCGCGGGCGACCCGCGACGCGATTCTCCGGATCGTCGACGCGGAACGGCCCCCGCTGAGGATCTTCCTCGGCAAGTCCTTCACCGATGTCGCCGATCTCTACGAGGAGCGCCTGGCGACGTGGCGGGAGTGGCAGCCGGTCTCCCTGGCGGCGTTCGGTTGA
- a CDS encoding ClpP family protease has protein sequence MGQYTIPTVVERTTQGERAYDIYSRLLSERIIFLGTEIDDGVANVVIAQLLHLESSSSEQEIAIYINSPGGSFTSLMAIYDTMTFVSAPISTFCVGQAASTAAVLLAGGDPGRRFVLEHARVLLGQPVSGGQQGTVSDLSLQAKEMLRIRSQVEEVLARHTPHDAATLRADMDRDKVFTAREAVAYGLADEVLSRRAGRGF, from the coding sequence ATGGGGCAGTACACGATTCCGACCGTCGTCGAGCGCACCACGCAGGGGGAGCGCGCGTACGACATCTACAGCCGGCTGCTGTCCGAGCGGATCATCTTCCTCGGCACGGAGATCGACGACGGCGTGGCCAACGTCGTCATCGCGCAGCTGCTCCACCTCGAATCGTCGAGCTCGGAGCAGGAGATCGCGATCTACATCAACTCACCGGGCGGCTCGTTCACCTCGCTGATGGCGATCTACGACACGATGACGTTCGTGTCCGCGCCCATCTCGACGTTCTGTGTGGGGCAGGCGGCCTCGACCGCGGCGGTGCTGCTGGCCGGGGGAGACCCCGGGCGGCGGTTCGTGCTGGAGCACGCCCGGGTGCTGCTGGGGCAGCCGGTGAGCGGCGGTCAGCAGGGCACGGTCTCGGACCTCAGCCTGCAGGCCAAGGAGATGCTCCGGATCCGCTCGCAGGTCGAGGAGGTGCTGGCCCGCCATACGCCCCACGACGCCGCCACGCTCCGCGCCGACATGGACCGCGACAAGGTCTTCACGGCGCGGGAGGCGGTGGCGTACGGGCTCGCCGACGAGGTGCTGAGCCGGCGGGCGGGCCGGGGTTTCTGA
- a CDS encoding SDR family oxidoreductase, translated as MKFAVIGGTGLIGSQVVKNLNAAGHEAVPHSQSTGVDVITGQGLDEAVEGADVVVNLTNSPTFDEASPAFFQTSMDNLLAAAQRGGVGHFVILSIVGVDQVPELDYYRAKVLQEEILAAGPIPYSIVRATQFMEFMDATMSWTSDAETVRLPATPIQPIAAKDVAAAVAEVAAGTPIRGIHNIAGPEVFTLDELGRITLSHTGDDRTVVTDPTAGMFAAVKGDVLTDKGAHLATTRYTDWLS; from the coding sequence ATGAAGTTCGCAGTCATCGGCGGTACCGGGCTGATCGGATCGCAGGTCGTCAAGAATCTGAACGCCGCCGGGCACGAGGCGGTGCCGCACTCGCAGTCCACCGGCGTCGACGTCATCACCGGCCAGGGGCTGGACGAGGCGGTGGAGGGAGCCGACGTCGTCGTCAACCTGACCAACTCGCCGACCTTCGACGAAGCCTCCCCGGCCTTCTTCCAGACCTCGATGGACAACCTGCTGGCCGCGGCTCAGCGGGGCGGCGTCGGCCACTTCGTGATCCTCTCGATCGTCGGCGTGGACCAGGTGCCGGAGCTGGACTACTACCGGGCCAAGGTGCTCCAGGAGGAGATCCTCGCGGCCGGGCCGATCCCGTACTCGATCGTCCGGGCGACGCAGTTCATGGAGTTCATGGACGCCACCATGTCCTGGACCTCCGACGCCGAGACCGTCCGGCTGCCCGCCACGCCGATCCAGCCCATCGCCGCCAAGGACGTGGCCGCCGCGGTGGCGGAGGTCGCCGCGGGCACCCCCATTCGCGGCATTCACAACATCGCGGGCCCCGAGGTCTTCACCCTGGACGAGCTGGGCCGGATCACCCTGTCCCACACGGGCGACGACCGCACCGTCGTCACCGACCCCACCGCCGGCATGTTCGCCGCCGTCAAGGGCGACGTCCTCACCGACAAGGGCGCCCACCTCGCCACCACCCGCTACACCGACTGGCTCTCCTGA
- a CDS encoding restriction endonuclease, with the protein MALLALALLWKTVWPYVVGAILIGLLGGVGWWLRRTQLRTVAEHRAWQTEEENAARERSMAEVDAMTWQRFERYVAELCRRDGCTQVVVSGKSGDLGADVVGRMPDGRRLVIQCKHYAPHRTVPSGDMQKFLGTAKAEHAADVAVFVATCDFTREAERLAVKHEIVAMHRNLLGAWVRGSTLESLIPLNGAGHGRRPRGLRDTRGTAARPATAPRPPGQSGAPGPGHHSPR; encoded by the coding sequence GTGGCACTCCTCGCGCTGGCCCTGCTCTGGAAGACGGTGTGGCCGTACGTCGTCGGGGCGATCCTCATCGGCCTGCTCGGCGGCGTCGGCTGGTGGTTGCGGCGTACGCAGCTGCGCACCGTGGCGGAACACCGCGCCTGGCAGACCGAGGAGGAGAACGCGGCGCGCGAGCGGTCCATGGCCGAGGTCGACGCCATGACCTGGCAGCGGTTCGAACGGTACGTCGCCGAGCTGTGCCGCCGGGACGGCTGCACCCAGGTCGTCGTCTCCGGAAAGTCGGGTGACCTGGGCGCCGACGTCGTCGGCCGGATGCCCGACGGGCGCCGGCTGGTGATCCAGTGCAAGCACTACGCACCCCATCGCACCGTGCCGAGCGGCGATATGCAGAAGTTCCTCGGCACCGCGAAGGCCGAACACGCCGCGGACGTGGCGGTGTTCGTCGCCACCTGCGACTTCACCCGGGAGGCGGAGCGGCTCGCGGTGAAGCACGAGATCGTCGCCATGCACCGCAACCTCCTCGGCGCCTGGGTGCGGGGCTCCACCTTGGAGTCGCTGATCCCGCTCAACGGGGCGGGCCACGGCCGTCGGCCACGGGGCCTCAGGGACACTCGGGGCACAGCCGCCCGCCCCGCGACGGCCCCACGCCCACCGGGCCAATCCGGCGCCCCCGGCCCCGGCCACCACAGCCCTCGATGA
- a CDS encoding histidine phosphatase family protein, with amino-acid sequence MTATHATRYLYLTRHGEATPDEDGLTPTGRRQAALLGERLRDVPLSAVHHGPLPRAAETARLIGDRLDGVPAHACEPAGDYVPYTPRRAELPADSADFLLDFVHRFPPDERARGPLLARTAEERFTGPVDGPEDRHELVVTHNFLIGWLVRAALDAPKWRWLGLNQCNAALTVIRYPPPGRPPSVLFSNDMAHLPAPLRWTGYPPELRLTS; translated from the coding sequence ATGACCGCGACCCACGCCACCCGCTATCTCTATCTGACCCGCCACGGCGAGGCCACGCCGGACGAAGACGGGCTCACCCCCACCGGCCGCCGCCAGGCCGCGCTGCTCGGCGAGCGGCTCCGGGACGTCCCGCTGTCGGCGGTCCACCACGGCCCGCTGCCCCGGGCGGCCGAGACCGCCCGGCTGATCGGTGACCGGCTCGACGGCGTACCCGCCCATGCCTGCGAACCGGCGGGCGACTATGTGCCGTACACGCCCCGCCGAGCCGAACTGCCCGCCGATTCCGCGGACTTCCTGCTCGACTTCGTCCATCGCTTTCCACCCGATGAGCGCGCTCGCGGCCCGCTGCTGGCCCGTACCGCCGAGGAGCGCTTCACCGGGCCCGTGGACGGCCCCGAGGACCGCCATGAGCTGGTCGTCACCCATAACTTCCTCATCGGCTGGCTGGTCCGAGCCGCGCTCGACGCCCCGAAGTGGCGCTGGCTCGGCCTCAACCAGTGCAACGCGGCGCTGACGGTCATCCGCTATCCCCCGCCCGGCCGTCCGCCCTCGGTGCTCTTCTCCAACGACATGGCGCATCTGCCCGCGCCGCTGCGCTGGACCGGCTATCCGCCGGAGCTGCGCCTCACTTCCTGA
- a CDS encoding ClpP family protease — MGTFGAFTTGWEPGPIPRAAEGDTAPTRFDDHLASQLLTQRIVFLGTQVDEVSANRVCAQMLLLSAEDPRSDINLYINSPGGSVTAGLAIYDTMRLIPNDVSTLTMGFAASMGQFLLTVGAPGKRYALPNSRIMMHQPSAGIGGSTADIAIQAENLEFMKRSIERITAEHTGQSVETISRDGDRDRWFTAEQAKEYGMVDRVLESLADVRPAGARRRMGI, encoded by the coding sequence ATGGGAACATTCGGAGCATTCACCACCGGCTGGGAGCCGGGGCCTATTCCGCGAGCCGCGGAGGGGGACACGGCACCCACGCGGTTCGACGATCACCTCGCCTCGCAGCTGCTGACCCAGCGCATCGTCTTCCTCGGGACGCAGGTGGACGAGGTGTCCGCGAACCGGGTGTGCGCGCAGATGCTGCTGCTGTCGGCCGAGGATCCGCGGTCGGACATCAACCTCTACATCAACAGCCCGGGCGGTTCGGTGACGGCGGGGCTGGCGATCTACGACACGATGCGGCTGATTCCGAACGACGTCTCCACGCTCACCATGGGATTCGCCGCGAGCATGGGGCAGTTTCTGCTCACCGTCGGAGCGCCGGGAAAGCGCTACGCACTGCCGAATTCCCGCATCATGATGCATCAGCCGTCCGCCGGTATCGGCGGGAGCACGGCCGATATCGCGATTCAGGCCGAGAACCTGGAATTCATGAAGCGGTCCATCGAGCGGATCACGGCGGAACACACCGGACAGAGCGTGGAGACCATTTCCCGCGACGGCGACCGCGACCGGTGGTTCACGGCGGAGCAGGCGAAGGAGTACGGAATGGTCGACCGGGTCCTGGAGTCCCTCGCGGACGTACGGCCGGCCGGGGCGCGACGCAGGATGGGGATCTGA
- a CDS encoding GNAT family N-acetyltransferase, translating into MTEPGSIAWPPAPITTERLVLRESEARDRAAFIELFSSPEVNTYLGGPRPRDACERTLPETPERRPGLFVIELDGAMIGTIELNRRDAERRSHVRPDAGEAELGYLLLPEAWGHGYAAEACTAALGWFADALPGHPVVLCTQTANTRSMRLAAKLGFTEVQRYEAWGAEQWMGVWPPVPPPA; encoded by the coding sequence ATGACTGAACCGGGGTCCATCGCCTGGCCACCTGCCCCGATCACGACGGAGCGGCTCGTGCTCCGCGAGTCCGAGGCCCGGGACCGTGCGGCGTTCATCGAGCTGTTCAGCTCGCCGGAGGTGAACACCTACCTCGGTGGCCCTCGACCGCGTGATGCGTGCGAGCGCACGTTGCCCGAGACGCCCGAGAGGCGCCCCGGCCTTTTCGTGATCGAGCTCGACGGAGCGATGATCGGCACCATCGAGCTCAACCGGCGCGACGCGGAGCGCCGGAGTCATGTCCGCCCGGATGCCGGGGAGGCCGAACTCGGCTACCTGCTCCTGCCGGAGGCATGGGGCCACGGCTACGCCGCCGAGGCGTGCACGGCGGCGCTCGGCTGGTTCGCCGACGCGCTTCCGGGCCATCCGGTGGTGCTCTGCACCCAGACCGCCAACACCCGCTCGATGCGCCTCGCGGCGAAGCTGGGGTTCACCGAGGTGCAACGGTACGAGGCGTGGGGCGCCGAACAGTGGATGGGCGTATGGCCCCCGGTCCCGCCGCCCGCTTGA
- a CDS encoding RrF2 family transcriptional regulator: MSGGVEWALHCCVVLTSVEEPIPATKLAELHDVSASYLAKQLQALSRAGLVRSVQGKAGGYVLTREPGSITVLDVVEAVDGPAAAFTCTEIRQRGPLATPAESCTTPCPIARAMSGADAAWREALRAVSIADLALDVAETSGPSAMTRVSAWLTAPQG; the protein is encoded by the coding sequence ATGTCCGGCGGAGTCGAGTGGGCCCTGCACTGCTGCGTCGTGCTCACGTCCGTCGAGGAGCCCATCCCCGCGACCAAGCTGGCGGAACTGCACGATGTCTCGGCCAGCTACCTGGCCAAACAGCTGCAGGCGCTCTCCCGGGCCGGGCTTGTGCGCTCGGTCCAGGGCAAGGCGGGCGGTTACGTACTCACCCGGGAGCCCGGCTCGATCACGGTGCTCGACGTGGTGGAAGCGGTCGACGGCCCCGCCGCGGCGTTCACCTGCACGGAGATCCGCCAGCGGGGCCCGCTGGCCACCCCGGCCGAGTCCTGCACCACACCGTGCCCGATCGCCCGGGCGATGTCCGGGGCGGACGCGGCCTGGCGGGAAGCGCTGCGCGCCGTCTCGATCGCCGATCTGGCGCTGGACGTCGCCGAGACCTCGGGGCCGTCGGCGATGACGCGCGTCAGCGCGTGGCTGACGGCGCCGCAAGGCTGA
- a CDS encoding helix-turn-helix domain-containing protein, whose protein sequence is MSSHASNRARVIPLRPATTDPAPQAGATAEAAGAPAAGPAVPAAPVAPVAPGGPVAPGGPVRREQPGREPVKEPLLRDLVGGVLRRERLAQQRTLKDVAEAARISMPYLSELERGRKEASSEVLAAAARALGLSLADLLAMAQGELIRLVSGPRRRRDGAVVSVASLTSVASAGSLTSATSVASPTSVTDRGSRHAGRQGEVRLAA, encoded by the coding sequence GTGAGCAGCCACGCGTCGAACCGAGCCCGCGTCATTCCCCTGCGTCCGGCCACCACGGACCCGGCACCCCAGGCCGGGGCCACCGCCGAGGCCGCCGGAGCCCCCGCGGCGGGCCCCGCCGTTCCGGCCGCCCCGGTTGCCCCGGTTGCCCCGGGCGGCCCGGTTGCCCCGGGCGGCCCTGTCCGGCGGGAGCAGCCGGGCCGGGAGCCGGTGAAGGAGCCCCTGCTGCGGGATCTCGTCGGAGGCGTGCTGCGGCGCGAGCGGCTGGCCCAGCAGCGCACGCTCAAGGACGTGGCCGAGGCGGCCCGGATCTCGATGCCGTACCTCTCCGAACTCGAACGGGGCCGCAAGGAGGCGTCGTCCGAGGTCCTCGCGGCCGCCGCCCGCGCGCTCGGCCTCAGCCTGGCCGACCTCCTCGCCATGGCCCAGGGCGAGCTGATCCGACTCGTCTCCGGCCCGCGGCGGCGGCGCGACGGCGCGGTGGTGTCGGTCGCGTCCCTCACGTCCGTCGCCTCCGCCGGCTCCCTCACGTCGGCCACCTCCGTCGCGTCCCCCACCTCCGTCACGGACCGCGGGTCCCGGCACGCGGGGCGGCAGGGCGAGGTACGGCTCGCCGCCTGA
- a CDS encoding LysR family transcriptional regulator, with the protein MAELSLTGLRVVRAVVDTGSFTAAADALGYTQSAVSRQVAAMEAAAGAPLFVRGARGVTPSPAGMVLARRAATVLSEIDAVGADLAGLTDHVTGRVSIAAFPSAAAVLVPRTLARLRDDHPALIVEFGEASSPTQLRQLRAHRIDVAVIGVGADLPGYAFDGLRRDLLLDGGLLLAVPANHRFAGRGTIPVTELRDEPWIVGKGLRDDPQFGAWPTLDHPRIAYAAREWPTRLGLVATGLGIAVLPEVAAAAIPAGVRTVRVDDPAWLGRAMVAVTARDRSPEVTATVEALRQEAAQLRATP; encoded by the coding sequence ATGGCCGAGCTGTCCCTCACCGGTCTCCGCGTCGTCCGGGCCGTCGTCGACACCGGATCGTTCACCGCCGCGGCCGACGCACTCGGATACACCCAGTCGGCGGTGTCCCGTCAGGTGGCGGCGATGGAAGCCGCCGCGGGCGCACCGCTGTTCGTCCGGGGCGCCCGTGGGGTGACGCCCTCACCCGCGGGTATGGTGCTCGCCCGCCGGGCCGCGACGGTCCTCAGCGAGATCGACGCCGTCGGCGCGGACCTCGCCGGGCTGACGGACCATGTCACCGGACGCGTCTCCATCGCGGCCTTCCCCTCGGCCGCCGCCGTGCTCGTCCCCCGGACCCTGGCCCGGCTGCGCGACGACCATCCGGCGCTGATCGTCGAGTTCGGCGAGGCGTCCTCGCCCACCCAGCTCCGCCAACTCCGCGCCCACCGCATCGATGTCGCGGTGATCGGCGTGGGAGCGGATCTGCCCGGCTACGCATTCGACGGACTGCGCCGCGATCTGCTCCTCGACGGCGGCCTGCTGCTCGCCGTCCCCGCGAACCACCGGTTCGCCGGTCGCGGAACCATCCCGGTCACCGAGCTCAGGGACGAGCCCTGGATCGTCGGCAAGGGCCTCCGCGACGACCCCCAGTTCGGCGCCTGGCCCACCCTCGACCACCCGCGGATCGCCTACGCCGCCCGCGAATGGCCCACCCGCCTCGGCCTCGTCGCCACCGGTCTCGGCATCGCCGTACTCCCCGAAGTGGCCGCCGCCGCGATCCCCGCCGGCGTCCGCACCGTCCGCGTCGACGACCCCGCCTGGCTCGGCCGGGCGATGGTCGCCGTCACGGCCCGCGACCGCTCTCCCGAGGTGACGGCCACCGTGGAGGCGCTGCGCCAGGAGGCCGCACAGCTGCGTGCGACACCCTGA
- a CDS encoding MASE1 domain-containing protein: MAAVARDTGIRRNNGFRRNGATALRLVAVAALYYAGAWIGLLQELVRDQVTPLWPPTGIALACLLTLGPMAWPGIALGAVAVNAPIGPSPLAVLAIVVGNTLAPICSYLLLRRVGFRPALDRLRDALVLVFLGALAGMLISATVGTAALIVSGALPVGDFWTAWSVWWTGDAMGVLVITPLLLVLHRLLRRVRLPRDVSPYRLLEAAVLLLGTAAVTLVATRTEVSLLFLVFPFLIWAALRFQLAGAAPCSLIVSVLAIAATAEGTGPFSHHALPARMVTLQAFNGSTALTALLLSAIITERNATRRQIEHVCAQLAEAVFRLAPDEPRPPEGDRKSTDRR; the protein is encoded by the coding sequence ATGGCCGCTGTGGCGCGCGATACGGGGATCCGGCGGAACAACGGTTTCCGGCGCAACGGTGCCACGGCGCTGCGGCTCGTGGCCGTCGCCGCCCTCTACTACGCGGGCGCCTGGATCGGACTGCTGCAGGAGCTGGTGCGCGATCAGGTGACCCCGCTGTGGCCGCCGACCGGCATCGCCCTGGCCTGTCTGCTGACGCTTGGGCCCATGGCCTGGCCGGGCATCGCTCTCGGGGCCGTCGCGGTCAACGCCCCCATCGGCCCCTCGCCCCTGGCGGTCCTCGCGATCGTCGTGGGCAACACCCTGGCCCCGATCTGCTCGTATCTGCTGCTGCGGCGGGTGGGCTTCCGACCCGCCCTGGACCGGCTGCGGGACGCGCTGGTCCTGGTCTTCCTGGGCGCCCTGGCGGGCATGCTGATCAGCGCCACCGTGGGGACCGCCGCGCTCATCGTGTCGGGCGCGCTTCCGGTGGGCGACTTCTGGACCGCCTGGTCGGTGTGGTGGACGGGCGACGCGATGGGGGTGCTGGTGATCACCCCCCTGCTGCTGGTGCTCCACCGCCTGCTCCGCCGCGTCCGGCTGCCCCGTGACGTCAGCCCGTACCGCCTGCTGGAGGCCGCGGTCCTGCTGCTGGGCACGGCGGCCGTCACCCTGGTCGCCACGCGGACCGAGGTCAGCCTGCTCTTCCTCGTCTTCCCCTTCCTGATCTGGGCCGCCCTGCGCTTCCAACTCGCGGGCGCCGCCCCGTGCTCGCTCATCGTCTCGGTCCTCGCGATCGCCGCGACGGCGGAGGGCACCGGTCCGTTCTCCCACCATGCGCTGCCGGCCCGGATGGTCACCCTCCAGGCGTTCAACGGCTCGACGGCCCTGACGGCCCTGCTGCTGTCGGCGATCATCACCGAACGGAACGCCACCCGCCGCCAGATCGAACACGTCTGCGCCCAACTGGCCGAAGCCGTCTTCCGCCTCGCCCCGGACGAGCCCCGCCCGCCCGAAGGCGACCGGAAGTCCACGGACCGGCGGTAG
- a CDS encoding FAD-binding oxidoreductase produces the protein MAAAGSYGAALTDLGERLVGDVITPGDAAYDEARKIFNTMIDRRPAAIAQCETAQDVAHAIRFARDQGLPIAVRGGGHSVAGMSLVDDGLVIDLRRMDGVTVDPVARTATVGGGAIMSGLDRATQPYGLATTGGRVSTTGVGGFVLGGGAGFLDRAFGLACDNLLSVELVTAQGDQLHVDEKEHPELFWALHGGGGNFGVATAFTLRLHPLTTMTAMLLLWRPEAGPAVARAYRDFFASAPGQVGGGLLYLTGPPEEFVPDDMVDTLVCAVLITYTGHEEQARAISAPLLRLGHDAEMITELPYADLQCMLDDPPGYRNYWSAEYLDSFPDQAVDRFCSRASDMVVPSPSQHVLFPQGGAVSGGPSDYPLPWRGAAWIVHPFGLWDDPADDARVRQWAHDTRADVRPWSRGAVYLNFIGREGRDRVIEGFGAENYQRLAGVKALYDPDNVFRLNHNVEPRIEPRPAGR, from the coding sequence ATGGCAGCCGCTGGCAGCTACGGCGCAGCCCTCACCGACCTCGGCGAGCGTCTCGTCGGCGACGTGATCACGCCGGGCGACGCGGCCTATGACGAGGCCCGCAAGATCTTCAACACGATGATCGACCGGCGCCCGGCCGCCATCGCGCAATGCGAGACCGCACAGGACGTCGCCCACGCGATCCGCTTCGCCCGCGACCAGGGTCTGCCGATCGCGGTGCGCGGCGGCGGACACAGCGTGGCCGGGATGTCCCTCGTGGACGACGGTCTCGTCATCGACCTGCGCCGGATGGACGGGGTGACGGTCGACCCCGTCGCCCGTACGGCCACGGTCGGCGGCGGCGCGATCATGAGCGGGCTCGACCGGGCGACGCAGCCGTACGGCCTGGCGACGACCGGAGGCCGGGTGTCCACCACCGGGGTCGGCGGCTTCGTACTGGGCGGTGGCGCGGGCTTTCTGGACCGCGCCTTCGGTCTGGCCTGCGACAACCTCCTGTCCGTGGAGCTGGTGACGGCGCAGGGCGACCAGTTGCACGTGGACGAGAAGGAGCACCCGGAGCTGTTCTGGGCCCTGCACGGCGGTGGCGGCAATTTCGGCGTGGCCACCGCCTTCACCCTCCGGCTCCATCCGCTCACCACCATGACGGCGATGCTGCTGCTGTGGCGCCCGGAAGCGGGTCCGGCCGTGGCGCGCGCCTACCGCGACTTCTTCGCGTCCGCGCCGGGCCAGGTCGGCGGAGGGCTGCTCTATCTCACCGGCCCGCCGGAGGAGTTCGTTCCCGACGACATGGTCGACACCCTCGTCTGCGCGGTGCTCATCACGTACACCGGCCACGAGGAGCAGGCCCGCGCCATCTCCGCTCCCCTGCTGCGACTCGGCCACGACGCGGAAATGATCACGGAGCTGCCCTACGCGGATCTGCAGTGCATGCTCGACGACCCGCCCGGCTACCGGAACTACTGGTCCGCGGAATACCTCGACTCCTTTCCGGACCAGGCGGTGGACCGCTTCTGCTCGCGCGCCTCCGACATGGTCGTCCCCTCCCCCTCCCAGCACGTGCTGTTCCCCCAGGGCGGAGCGGTGAGCGGGGGACCCTCCGACTATCCGCTGCCCTGGCGCGGGGCGGCCTGGATCGTGCACCCCTTCGGCCTGTGGGACGACCCGGCCGACGACGCCCGCGTACGGCAATGGGCCCATGACACCCGCGCCGACGTCCGGCCGTGGTCCCGCGGCGCGGTCTACCTCAACTTCATCGGCAGGGAGGGCCGGGACCGGGTCATCGAGGGGTTCGGCGCCGAGAACTACCAGCGCCTGGCCGGGGTGAAGGCCCTGTACGACCCGGACAACGTCTTCCGGCTCAACCACAACGTCGAGCCCCGCATCGAGCCCCGCCCGGCGGGGCGGTGA